One window from the genome of Thermococcus siculi encodes:
- a CDS encoding viperin family antiviral radical SAM protein, producing the protein MKVPFSISFSKAPLAVNWHMLERCNYRCSFCFAKFKEVPEICNDPEKSKLILTKLKEAGVEKINFTGGEPLLCRNLGELVKYAKELGMATSIVTNGYYLTESAGREFLKNYGKYLDWIGISLDSGREEVEKALGRGHGDHVRRVIEAVDLIRTLYPHIGIKINTVVTKLNHQEDMHWVIKRISPDRWKVFQLKIISGVNEGSKPLGVTEEEFREFIERHEDLNPIAEDNNLMTESYLMMDPYGRFYDEESQLENIRPSLLDAPFEEAISGVKFDFSKFVLRGGIYNWRRAEDEV; encoded by the coding sequence ATGAAGGTCCCCTTCTCTATTTCTTTTTCAAAGGCACCACTCGCGGTCAACTGGCACATGCTCGAGAGGTGCAACTACCGCTGCAGTTTCTGCTTCGCAAAGTTCAAAGAGGTTCCAGAGATATGCAACGACCCCGAGAAATCAAAGTTGATTCTAACGAAACTTAAGGAGGCCGGGGTAGAGAAGATAAACTTTACTGGTGGTGAGCCTCTGCTCTGCAGAAACCTTGGAGAACTCGTGAAGTATGCCAAGGAACTTGGAATGGCAACTTCAATAGTCACCAACGGCTATTACTTGACGGAGAGCGCGGGAAGAGAATTCCTGAAAAACTACGGCAAATACCTCGACTGGATCGGCATCAGCCTCGACAGCGGAAGGGAGGAAGTGGAAAAAGCACTGGGACGGGGCCATGGAGATCACGTTAGAAGAGTCATTGAGGCTGTAGACCTGATAAGAACCCTTTATCCTCACATTGGGATAAAGATAAACACCGTTGTGACGAAGCTGAACCACCAAGAGGACATGCACTGGGTCATCAAACGAATCTCACCGGACAGGTGGAAGGTATTCCAGTTAAAGATCATCTCAGGAGTAAACGAGGGGAGCAAACCCCTGGGAGTTACGGAAGAGGAGTTCAGAGAATTCATTGAACGCCACGAGGACCTGAATCCGATAGCAGAAGACAACAATCTGATGACTGAATCCTACCTCATGATGGATCCATACGGGAGATTCTATGACGAGGAATCCCAGTTGGAGAACATCAGGCCATCACTTCTCGACGCACCATTTGAGGAGGCAATAAGTGGCGTAAAGTTTGATTTTTCGAAATTCGTTCTCAGAGGAGGAATCTACAACTGGAGGAGGGCTGAAGATGAGGTTTAA